Proteins from a genomic interval of Arvicola amphibius chromosome 14, mArvAmp1.2, whole genome shotgun sequence:
- the Dcst2 gene encoding DC-STAMP domain-containing protein 2 yields the protein MSKTDAVEWPSREGEPSRARAVVRSVGGFTLGLSLATAYGILELLVEGHSPYGCLVATVTLAAFLSLGMGFSRQVRVTVFLLLPQVFSRQGRMLLFVAAFGLVLQGPCANTLRNFARASEAVACGAELALNQTAEVLERAKQPLVSALTKIKAIAQRAKVVADRVRRFFRSIMDGVKHVARALRNVWYWLLHIGDVCNSELGNPYTKCTRVFDDARDSCMKIMPRVAHLCYVIMPFKLVLCGLASLVQMFCVIPTYLQLFLRRTISTPVTKLLNQVRREFEFNMTATHYFSVDLNASRSLSQVALDLHEAVSTKLHRAREVLALMGYTMPLLFGLLYLQALWYRYCYLHWDDFDNIYITSRFLHMEAVRSVAGLPTVLPLSSQEARYYIQPGSIFLSRWEQFFYMLETFDLARHLLLVFLLVFLDYAVFWVLDLARYHLQGEIVARSPVLVSITVEGTGYSGSIYRDLVSAFDVLQQGNISILSQRCLLHPSEPDASGYIVIGTMYGLCFFVTLCGNYVSRLRRVICASYYPFREQERISYLYNSLLRRRTNMPAAVHRAVMRRAADQGHMSILQVLAIRCPCLSPLLNPFLLHQHYCLGCGQPEDKGDMENFVSCSTPGCKGLYCLTCFRLLDNTCSVCASPLSMQGHLDLELDSSDEEGPQLWLAAARRRAPEQELRKALGERLSDKPRPTSSDQDKGNTPEKKPLQPLPGTHEFAGLPLSPDSQGPLQKSTAPKADPSPASEPPDPSHSPSK from the exons ATGTCTAAAACTGATGCTGTAGAGTGGCCCTCCAGGGAGGGGGAGCCCAGCAGGGCACGGGCTGTGGTCCGAAGTGTGGGTGGCTTTACTCTGGGTTTGTCCTTGGCCACAGCCTATGGGATCCTGGAACTTCTGGTGGAGGGACATAGCCCCTATGGCTGCCTGGTGGCCACTGTCACTTTGGCTGCCTTCCTTAGCTTGGGCATGGGGTTCTCCCGCCAGGTCCGTGTCACCGTCTTCCTGCTGCTTCCCCAGGTCTTCTCCA ggCAGGGTCGGATGTTGCTGTTTGTGGCTGCCTTTGGACTGGTGCTTCAAGGGCCTTGTGCCAATACCCTGCGCAACTTCGCCCGGGCCAGTGAAGCTGTGGCCTGTGgggcagagctggccctgaacCAGACGGCAGAAGTGCTAGAGCGAGCCAAGCAGCCCCTTGTCA GTGCTCTGACCAAGATTAAAGCTATTGCCCAGAGGGCCAAAGTGGTGGCTGACCGGGTCCGCAGGTTCTTCAGGTCCATCATGGATGGCGTGAAGCATGTAG CCAGGGCCCTGCGGAATGTGTGGTATTGGCTCCTTCACATTGGTGATGTGTGCAACTCAGAGCTGGGCAACCCTTATACAAAATGCACTCGGGTATTCGACGACGCCAGGGACAGCTGTATGAAGATCATGCCGCGGGTCGCTCACCTGTGTTATGTGATCATGCCCTTCAAACTGGTGCTATGCGGACTTGCCAGCT TGGTCCAGATGTTCTGTGTCATCCCCACGTACCTTCAACTCTTCCTGCGGAGGACGATCAGCACCC CTGTGACGAAGCTGCTTAACCAGGTGCGTCGTGAGTTTGAGTTCAACATGACAGCCACCCACTACTTCTCTGTGGACCTCAATGCCTCTCGGAGCCTGTCCCAGGTGGCTCTGGACCTTCACGAGGCGGTCAGCACGAAGCTGCACAGGGCCAGGGAGGTCCTGGCCCTGATGGGCTATACCATGCCTCTTCTCTTTGGACTTCTCTACCTCCA AGCCCTGTGGTATCGGTACTGTTACCTGCACTGGGACGATTTTGACAACATCTATATCACCAGCCGCTTCTTGCACATGGAGGCAGTGCGCTCCGTGGCAGGGCTGCCCACTGTGCTGCCGCTCAGTTCCCAGGAGGCCAGATACTACATCCAACCAG GCTCCATCTTCCTGTCCCGATGGGAGCAGTTTTTTTATATGTTGGAGACCTTTGATCTTGCTCGTCACCTCCTCCTCGTGTTTCTCCTGGTCTTTCTGGACTATGCTGTCTTCTGGGTACTTGACCTGGCCCGGTACCATCTCCAGGGCGAGATTGTAGCCCGCA GCCCGGTGCTGGTGTCTATAACGGTGGAAGGGACCGGCTATTCAGGGAGTATCTACCGTGACCTGGTGTCAGCTTTTGATGTTCTGCAACAAGGCAACATCAGTATATTGTCCCAGCGCTGCCTCCTACATCCCTCAGAACCAGACGCCAGCGGTTACATCGTTATCG GTACCATGTATGGTCTGTGCTTCTTCGTCACTCTGTGTGGCAACTATGTCAGCAGACTGCGGCGTGTCATCTGTGCCTCCTATTACCCATTCAGAGAACAG GAAAGGATCTCCTACCTCTACAACTCGCTTCTGCGTCGTCGGACCAACATGCCGGCTGCAGTGCACCGAGCAGTCATGCGACGGGCGGCTGACCAGGGCCACATGAGTATCCTCCAGGTGCTGGCCATCCG GTGCCCTTGCCTAAGTCCTTTGCTCAACCCATTTTTGCTGCATCAGCACTACTGCCTGGGCTGTGGGCAGCCTGAAGACAAAGGGGACATGGAGAACTTTGTGTCCTGCAGTACCCCAGGCTGCAAAG GTCTCTACTGCCTCACCTGTTTCCGTCTCCTGGACAACACCTGCTCTGTGTGTGCCTCGCCTCTCTCCATGCAGGGGCACCTGGACCTGGAGCT GGACTCCAGCGATGAGGAGGGTCCTCAGCTATGGCTGGCTGCAGCCCGCAGAAGGGCTCCTGAGCAGGAGCTCCGGAAAGCACTGGGCGAGCGCCTCTCTGACAAGCCCCGCCCAACGTCCAG TGACCAGGACAAAGGGAACACGCCTgaaaagaagcccctgcagcccCTCCCGGGAACTCATGAGTTCGCAGGCCTTCCCTTGTCCCCTGATTCCCAGGGACCACTTCAGAAGTCCACTGCCCCCAAAGCAGACCCCTCTCCAGCCTCAGAACCTCCTGACCCCTCCCATTCACCCTCAAAATAA
- the Zbtb7b gene encoding zinc finger and BTB domain-containing protein 7B, with protein sequence MGSPEDDLIGIPFPDHSSELLSCLNEQRQLGHLCDLTIRTQGLEYRTHRAVLAACSHYFKKLFTEGGGSAVMGTGGGGGMAAGGAGAGVCELDFVGPEALGALLEFAYTATLTTSSANMPAVLQAARLLEIPCVIAACMEILQGSGLEAPSPDEDDCERARQYLEAFATATTTASASGVPNGEDSPPQVPLLLPPPPPRPVARRSRKPRKAFLQTKGARANHLVPEPPTVLAHPLTYEEEGVVSRVGNSGGSGLGDSYSPPAGAASPPEGPLNYEVCEGEEEEEELVYPPAYGLTQSNEPSLSPEELGSDEDAIDPDLMAYLSSLHQDTLAPGLDGQDKLVRKRRSQMPQECPVCHKIIHGAGKLPRHMRTHTGEKPFACEVCGVRFTRNDKLKIHMRKHTGERPYSCPHCPARFLHSYDLKNHMHLHTGDRPYECHLCHKAFAKEDHLQRHLKGQNCLEVRTRRRRKDDAPPHYPPPSTTAPSPAGLDLSNGHLDTFRLTLARFWEQSAPTGPPVTTQGPPEEEEEGTPTTPQAEGAMESS encoded by the exons ATGGGGAGCCCTGAAGATGACTTGATTGGCATTCCATTCCCAGACCACAGCAGTGAGCTGCTGAGCTGCCTCAATGAGCAGCGCCAGCTGGGCCATCTATGCGACCTCACCATCCGGACGCAGGGGCTGGAGTACCGCACCCACAGGGCTGTGCTGGCCGCCTGCAGCCACTACTTCAAGAAGCTCTTCACGGAGGGTGGGGGGAGCGCGGTTATGGGAACAGGAGGAGGTGGCGGGATGGCTGCTGGAGGAGCAGGGGCCGGTGTGTGTGAGCTGGACTTTGTAGGGCCAGAGGCCCTGGGTGCCCTGCTTGAATTTGCCTACACAGCCACACTGACAACCAGCAGCGCCAACATGCCAGCCGTCCTCCAAGCTGCCCGGCTATTGGAAATCCcctgtgttattgctgcctgcaTGGAGATTCTACAAGGCAGTGGGCTAGAAGCCCCTAGCCCAGATGAGGATGACTGTGAGCGAGCCCGACAGTACCTGGAGGCTTTTGCCACTGCTACCACCACAGCCTCAGCTTCGGGAGTGCCCAATGGTGAAGATAGCCCTCCACAGGTGCCCCTCCTCCTACCACCACCGCCACCTCGACCTGTTGCCCGCCGCAGCCGCAAGCCCCGAAAAGCTTTTCTTCAAACCAAGGGGGCCCGAGCAAACCATCTGGTCCCTGAGCCGCCCACGGTACTCGCCCATCCCTTGACCTACGAAGAAGAAGGGGTGGTTAGTAGAGTGGGCAACAGTGGGGGCAGTGGGCTTGGGGACAGCTACAGTCCTCCCGCGGGTGCTGCCTCACCTCCTGAGGGGCCCCTGAACTATGAGGTCTGCgagggtgaggaagaagaggaggagctggTATATCCCCCAGCCTATGGGCTAACACAGAGCAATGAGCCCTCACTATCACCAGAGGAGCTGGGCTCGGATGAAGATGCCATCGATCCTGACCTGATGGCCTACCTAAGTTCCTTGCACCAGGACACCCTGGCACCCGGCCTGGATGGCCAAGACAAGCTGGTGCGTAAACGCCGTTCACAGATGCCCCAGGAGTGCCCAGTGTGTCACAAGATAATCCACGGAGCAGGCAAACTGCCACGACACATGAGGACCCATACCGGTGAGAAGCCCTTTGCCTGTGAGGTCTGCGGCGTCCGCTTCACCAG GAATGACAAACTGAAGATCCACATGCGGAAGCACACAGGAGAGCGCCCCTATTCGTGCCCACACTGCCCAGCCCGCTTCCTGCATAGCTACGACCTCAAGAaccacatgcacctgcacactgGGGACCGGCCCTACGAGTGCCACCTGTGCCACAAGGCTTTCGCCAAGGAGGACCACCTGCAGCGCCATCTCAAGGGCCAGAACTGCCTGGAGGTGCGCACCCGAAGGCGCCGCAAGGATGATGCGCCACCGCACTACCCACCCCCCTCTACCACCGCCCCATCCCCCGCTGGCCTTGACCTCTCCAATGGCCACCTGGACACCTTCCGCCTCACTTTGGCCCGATTCTGGGAGCAGTCAGCCCCCACAGGACCCCCAGTCACTACGCAAGGGCcccctgaggaggaggaggaggggacaccTACCACACCACAGGCTGAAGGTGCCATGGAGTCCTCTTAA